A stretch of DNA from Ranitomeya variabilis isolate aRanVar5 chromosome 1, aRanVar5.hap1, whole genome shotgun sequence:
TTATTCACTTTcacaaagataacaggagaaaatgaaacatacaatttgttgtgcaatttctcctgagcatgccaataccccatatgtggggggggggggaatcactgtttgggctcacagcagaggtcggaatggaaggagctcaatatgactttttcaatgtaaaatttgctggaataattagcggatgttatgttgcgtttggagagcccctgatgtacctaaacagtggaaacaccccacaagtgacgccactttggaaactagacccctcagggaacatatctatatatgtattgagcaccttgaacccccaggtgcttcacagaaatttataatgctgaaccatgaaaatataaaaaaatctaatttttgccACAAACATTTTTTAGCcacatattttctattttcacaagggtaacaggagaaaatggaccccaatttcTCCTGAGCTaacagataccctatatgtggtcaaaaactacttttgaggcacagtgcaaagctcagaagggaagtagcgccatattacagtactGATTTTGCTGCACGTTTTGGagtgtgccatgttacattggcagagcccatgaggCAACAGAACCctatacaagtgaccccattttacaaactacacctctcaattcatctaggggtgcagtgatcatattgacaccacaagttggccacagaattttataccattgggcagtgaagaaaaaataatttatactTTTAACACCGAGAATGTACGTTAGCCCCGCATTTCAAATTTTcatactggaaaatgggtaaaaaattgcaccaaaatttgtttCTCAATTTCTGTTAAATGTAgaagtaccccatatgtggctgtaccgtactgcttagccacacagcaagactcaGGAGGAACATaaagctatttgcctcctggagctcagattttcctagaatagtttgaggactccatatacagagcccctaagtgctagaaaagcagaattccccctcaagtgaccccattttataaattatacccctttgtaaatttatctacaggtgtaatgacgattttgactccatgggcttttccagaaacgagcagcagtggatattgctgagtgaaaattgcaaactaccactgtagtgaccagtacattgtagtcaccagtacattgtagtcaccagtacattatgcccagcttgtgcttctgtagacagacacctgtaaattaggcaggctctcatcactacagaaattccaaacatgGGTACTAAATGTAGTTTgttcacactggggctcagaagggaggaggacatttggatttgggagtgcagaattcactgaatttcttttgaggggcgagagccatttcgcttttccagatcctttgtactaccagtaatgtggaagctccctatatttccattaacaaatgacagacctgagtggggactttttttgtaGATTGAACTTAAACTTTGATTGGGAATATttgacataacattttggatcacatttatcctgtgctctcccCTGAGCTCTtaaaccggggtttccatgtaaatctctaaaatacatgattcagacagaacctctggcagaacattccctataatgaggcagatggaggcactgtggatgccatagaacctgtgattcggcggtgtctgtcttttttaggattgcataaaagtgctgttggcctcagttttgtgcacttctgaaaaaaagtacaccgctgaacagaggacagatggagtccagagtaacactgctgcctcattatagtgaatggatccctcaggggtttcatctgaatcacgtcactcggagatttagatggaaaccccaaggaaagtgctcagcgtagagcgccaggtaaatgtgatcccaaacgtgatgtaaaatgttcccaataaaagcttcaacttaatccacaaaaaatgcaagtccccactcaggtctgtcttgtgtcaatggaaatatagggggcttccgcgatactggtagcacaaaggtcttggaaaagcgaaatggttcctcacccgccaaaagaaattctgcaaatttTCTGCTCCCAAATGGCCCCCTCCTTTCCGAGCCCCACAGTGTAAACCACATATTGtttccatgtttggcatttctgaagcgatgagaaccCGCCTAACTTAAGCTTGCACCTCATTGGCatatcccagtgggtcatggcacctgcaagccataacagtaaaatctggcgctccttgccttctgagattGCATtgtacctgaaaaatatttcccgattacatgtagggtattggcgcactcaggaaaaaatggacctcagtttgttgtgaaaaaaaattcctattagcccttagaaaaattagaaacttggaactaaaacaacatttttgtgaggaaaatgttattttattgttttcacagctcaacattattaacttctgtgaagcacctgggggtccaaggttctcaccacacatctaaatacattccatgaagggtctagtttccaaaatgggttttcTTATCTGGGTTCACAAGAAAATCGAAGACATAATGACACCAGGCCCCAGGTAGGTGGAAGGCTGAGTCAGTTTCTTCAGAAAGAGGCTCTAACTCAGGTGCCAAGGGGGAAAAAGGGAAGGGGTTCTAGAGTCCCATATTCTTAAGGAAAAAGGCAGACCAATCATTCAGGACAAGGAAAAGGTCTAGATCAATTTTTAGTGGCCAAACACTTCAAAATGGAAATGATAGAGATGACAGTAAAAATTTTGTTTTCCGGACGTTTTATGACCACTATAGATCTCCGAGACGCCTACTATCATGAACCTATTTTTCAAAGCCATCAAAAATACCAGGGTGGCAGTCAACATACAAGGACGATTAGCACACCTACAACTCCAAGTCCTCCCCGTTTGCCTATCTATGGCCCCAGGGGTCTTCACAAAGATAGTGGCAGAAATGTCAGCACAAATAATGAAAGACATTTTATTCATCCTGTATATAGATGACTTCCTCATTGTGAGGAAGTCAGAAACCGGATTCAAACAGGCGGTGGGACATATCAGGCAGATAATGGACTCCCTAGCATGGGTAATAAACTTAAAAACATCACAGATAAAACCAGAACAGAAGAAGATTTTCTTAGGAATGTCGTTGGATTCAAAGAAACAAACTTATTTTCTCCCGGGTGAAAAGCTAAGGGAAGTGTGCAGATCAGTTTCGGGGTTGGTCAAAAATCCGGTTACTATCCTAAGAAGGGCTATGTCAATCATGGGAATATTAACATCTTGCATCCTGGCTGTAATCTGGGCAAGGTTCCACTTCAGAGTCCCTTCAGTGGGAAGTTCTGAAAGAAGAAAAAGCTGAAGGAAATTTGCATAAAATAATTATTGTCTCAAGAAGGACGCAACAATCTTTAAGGCAGTGGCAACACAAGACCAATTTGTCTGGCTgagttcatttggaaatcaaaaccCCAAAAATAATCACCACGGCCGCGAGCCCTTTTGGCTGGGGAGCACACACAGAGGGAAGAATCCTCCAAGAAAGATGGCCTGAAGAGTTGATGGACACCTCCTCCAGAAGGAAACTACTAACGGCCATCTGGCTGGCACTACTAAAAATCCTGCCAGATATAAAGAGACATGTAAATGTTTTATCGGACAACAAAAAAGCAGTTGCACAACAAGGGGGCGCGAGATCAAGATGTCTTATGATAGAAGCAGGCAATATAATGACTTTAGCGGAAGAAAACTTAAAGTGACTGTTGGCAAGTTATCTGAAAGGGGAGGAGAACACCGTGGCAGATTACCTCAGTCGTCACATGATAGACCAGGACGAGTGGTGGCTAAACCtggagatatttaaaaaaaaaatagtcaggcGCTGGGGGCAACCCCAGATGGACTTGTTCGCAACAAATGAAACAAAAAATCTCAAAAGTTCTTCCTGGATCTAAAACACCTCCCATGTGAAGTTGACGCCCTTTTCCACAGATGGCCAAAGGAGATAGTTTATGCCTTTCCCCCAATTTCCTggattccgatagttctcaggaaaatTCGGACGGACCAAGCCGAAGCGATATTAATAGCACCTTCTGGCCCAGAAGAATCTGATTCACCTGGCTACATCGGCTAACAGTTGGAGTATCATGGGTACTGCCGGAAATCCCAGATCATCACACGGGCCCATATTGTATCACAATGTGAGGGGTCTTCATTTGATGGCATGGTGCTTGAGCAGAAGCTTCTAGCAGCTAGAGGATGCTCAGAAAAGTTAGTCTCCACTcttatgaagtaaaaaaaaaaaattacattggacATCTACTCTAGAATAAGGGGGAAAGTTCCTAACCTTTTCAGGGGCAgaccagttaaaaaaaaacacccagGTCCCCTGGATTCCAATTCTAGAATTTTTATAAAAACGTTGGGAGATTCCGTTGAAATAGAGTACCCTTAAAGTCCACACTGCAGCACTGGGGGCCCTCTTCGACCAAAAAATTGGTGATCAGcccctaataataaaaaaaaactaaggcGTTCAGTCACTCCGGGATAACCCCACAGCCCCAAGCCGCCCCTTCAGACGTAAACCTAGTTTTAAAAGCTTTTGTCAAATCTCCATTTGAGCCCTTATCAGATTGcttgattaaaggtaccttcacactgagcgacttaagaatgatatcgctagcgatccgtgacgttgcagcgtcctggatagcgatatcgttgtgtttgacatgcagcagcgatcaggatcctgctgtgatatcgttggtcggagctagaaggccagcgccttatttcgtcgctggatctcccgctgtcatcgctggatccagcgatgtcttcactggtaaccagggtaaacatcgggttactaagcgcagggccgcgcttagtaacccgatgtttaccctggttaccattgtaaatgtaaaaaaaaacaaacagtacatacttacattccggtgtctgtcccctcgccgtcagcttcccgcactgactgtgagcgccggccggccgtaaagcacagcggtgacgtcaccgctctgctgccggcgctgagacagtgcagggaagctgaggccgggggacagacaccggaatgtaagtatgtagtgtttttttttttttttacatttacactggtaaccagggtaaacatctggttactaagcgcgaccctgctcttagtaacccaatgtttaccctggttaccaggggacttcggcatcgttggtcgctggagagcggtctgtgtgacagctccccagcgaccacacaacgacgaaacagcgacgctgcagcgatcggcatcgttgtctatatcgctgcagcgtcacttaatgtgacggaCCTTAAGTTTTTGACTCGGTTCTTACCAGATAAGGCTAGTTCAGGGCTAAGTATAACCCTTTCTCCCCAATGTGGTAACAACCTTTCACAGATCCTAGGAGATAGTTTTGTCACCTTCTTGTGATAAAAGCACGCTCCAAAAGGGCTATTTCTACATCCTGGGAAGAGAGTGCTAATTCTTTTCTGGAAGAAATCTGTAGGGCTGCCATGTGGTTCTCACCCTCCACTTTTTCAAGCACTACAGGTTAGATTCAGGATCTTACTTTTTCTGAGGAAAGTCTTGCAAGTGGTGGTTACTCCCAAGGGGATTCCTCTGAAATCTCTTCATGGTGCTGTTGTGGGGAATGGCTAAAATTATGATGATACTTATTGGTAATCGGATTTCCCAGAACCCACGATGGCACACTTCATTATTCTCACTCTTCTCACCTTTCCTTGGTGGATGGTCACGGTTGACTCACAGGGTGTTGCAGAAAATAAATGAATAACTTTATTACAGATGTAGTTATGTGCAGGGTATGGCATAATAAGACTGGAATAACATGTATTACCACCTAACTTGAATATATGTATGTCTACTAAACTAACCAACGGAGTTCCTCTCATACTCTGTAAAGCACTGACGTGTATTAGGGGCTCCGCCTTTTAAAGCTTTAGGGTTTCTGGTCCTTAGGGCAGAtcctctctccatggtgctgtcgtGGGTTCTGGAAAATCTGATTACCAGTAAGTAATCATTATTTTTTAAGTCACAACAGATCCCAAAGAAAACGtaataaaaagcaaaaaatcctCTTGTTAAACCAATAATATTATCAATAGAAACTACAGCTCGCCActaaaaaatcaagccctcacatctcAAGGGGCAAATAAAACTATTTTGACACCATGATTTAACACTAAAAGCAGCCTCTTTATCAGCCTCCTGTTGGCGTCTATAGTTGTATCTGTATTATCCctgaacactatatatatatatatatatatatatatatatatatatatatatagtgccttgcgaaagtattcggccccctggaacttttcaacctttttccacatatcatgcttcaaacataaagataccaaatgtacatttttggtgaagaatcaaaatcaagtggaacacaattgtgaagttgaacgaaatttattggatattttacatttttgtggaaattcaaaaactgaaaagtggggcgtgcaatattattcggcccctgtaacttaatactttgttgcgccaccttttgctgcgattacaagtcacttggggaatgtctctatcagttttgtacatcgagagactgaaattctcgcccattcttccttggcaaacagctcgagctcagtgaggtttgatggagatcgtttgtgaacagcagttttcagctctttccacatattctcgattggattgaggtctggactctgacttggccattctaacacctggatacgtttatttgtgaaccattccagtgtagattttgctttatgtttgggatcattgtcttgttggaagacaaatctccatcccagtctcaggtcttttgcagactcgaacaagttttcttcaagaatggtcctgtatttggctccatccatcttcccatcaattttaaccatcttccctttccctgctgaagaaaagcaggcccaaaccatgatgctgccaccacagtgtttcacagtggggatggtgtgttcagggtgatgagctgtgttgcctttacgccaaacatattgtttggcattgttgcgaaaaagttaaattttggtttcaactgaccagagcaccttcttccacatgtttggtgtgtctccatggtggcttgttgcaaactttaaacaacaattCTTATGGAtagctttgagaaatggctttcttcttgccactcttccataaaggccagatttgtgcagtttacgactgattgttgtcctatggacagacagtgccacctcagctgtagatctctgcagttcatccacagtgatcatgggcctcttggctgcatctccgatcagtcttctccttgtttaagatgaaagtttagagggacggtcgggtcttggtagatttgcagtggtatgatactccttccatttcaatatgatcgcttgcacagtgctccgtgggatgtttaaagttttggaaatccttttgtattcaaatccggctttaaacttctccacaacagtatcacggacctgcctgttgtgttccttggtcttcatgatgctctctgtgcttcacacagaaccctgagactatcacagagcaggtgcatttatacggagacttgattacacacaggtggattatatttatcatcattaggcattgaggacaacattggatcattcagagatccacaatgaacttctggagtgagtttgctgcactgaaagtaaaggggctaaaTAATATTGCAcgttccacttttcagtttttgaatttccacaaaaatttaaaataaccaataaattttgttcaacttcacaattgtgttccacttgttgattcttcaccaaaaatttacatttggtatctttatatttgaagcatgatatgtaggaaatggttgaaaagttccagagagccaaatacttttgcaaggcactgtatatatacactgctcaaaaaaataaagggaacacttaaacaacagaatataactccaagtaagtcaaacttctgtgaaatcaaactgtcctcttaggaagcaacactgtttgacaatcaatttcacatgctgttgtgcaaatggaatagacaacagatggaaattattggcaattatcaagtcacactcagtaaaggagtgattctgcaggtggggaccacaggccacatctcagtaccaatgctttctggctgatgttttggtcacttttgaatgttggttgtgctttcacacttgtggtagtatgagatggactctacagcaaacacaagtggctcaggtagtgcagctcatccaggatggcacatcaatgcgagctgtggcaagaaggttttctgtgtctctCAGCGtagatgacctccagcaggccacaaatgtgcatgtgtctgcacaaacgtttagaaaccgactacatgaggatggtctgagtgcccgaggaCCACAGatcggggttgtgctcacagcccaacactgtacaGGATGCTTGGCGTTTGCcgcagaacactaggattggcaagtttgccactggcgcactgtgctcttctcagatgaaagcaggttcatactgagcacatgtaacagacgtgacagagtcgagacttcatggagagtgatctgctgcttgcaacatccttcagcatgactgcttTGAcactgggtcagtaatggtgtggggtggcatttctatggagggccacacagccctccatgtgatcgccagaggtagcctgactgtcattaggtacccagatgagatcctcagacccaatgtgagaccatatgctggtgtgggttcctcctaatgcagaacaatgccagacctcatgtggctggagtctgtcagcagttcctgcaagatgaaggcattaaagctatggagtgGTCCGCCCgtaccccagacctgaatccgattgaatacatctgggacatcatgtctcgcaccatccaccaacgtcacgttgcaccacagactgtccaggagttggcggatgctttagcccaggtctgggaggagatccctcaggagaccatccgccgcctcatcagcagcattcccaggcgttgtagggaggtcatccaGGCACGTGgacgccacacacactactgagcatcatttccttgacttgaggcatttccactgaagttggatcagcctgtaacttaattttccactttgattttgagcatcattccaactccagacctccgtgggatattagttgcaatttactttgatcatttttaggttttattgttctcaacacattccactatgtaatgaataaagatttacaaatggaatatttcattcagtgatatctaggatgtgggattttagtgttccctttatttttttgagcagtgtatatatgattAATAACTATGTCATCCCTCATCTCCTCCACCAGCACACTCTGGGGTGTCAGTCACACTGCTGTGGGTGGTTTCCACGGCACAGTAGGATTGATTGACAGCAGTCCTGGACTAGTTTACTGACTGCAGGAAGGGACTATTAAAGTTCATTTTTAAAGACTTATTTAGCGTTATGGGTGTGGTGGACatatcacatgtggagcaggttcaGCTGCATATGGGCCAAGCAGTGTAGGGAGGCTCCAAGGGGCAGGGGACGCCCCCAGGAGGTGGTAGGGGAGGCCCCCAGGGGTTAAGGAGGCTCCAGGTTGTAGGGAGGATCCAGAAAATAGGGAGGATCTGAGGGGTTAGGGAGGCTCCGGGGTGTAGAGTGTCCAAGGGGGTAGGGAGGCTCTGGGTTGTAGGGAGGCTCCAGGGTGTAGAGTAGCCCAGGTGAGGTAGGAAGGCACCAAGGGGTAGAGGAGGCTCCAAGGGGAAGGGAGGCCCATTTGCACTACAGGATACTGCCAAGATACTGTGATCATTCCACTTCTACCTATATAGATTTTCCTTCTCAAACTTTGGGAGAAGAACTCCCCTGTATGTCTCTCTTTGGTCAATATATGGTTAATATATAGTTAATTATTGAAGAGGGAATGAGGGGGCAGACACAAGTCCTGCACAGGGACCATTAAcagtcagtgtccacccctggagCCTGTAATTAGGATTTAACCTCTTAATGTGCCTTCAGAGCTATTTCAGTCTTCTAATATTTCCCAGAATGCCCTTAAGCATACTGAGTACATAATTATGGTGGCTGGAGCTCGACTACTCCTGGATGTAGGGCCACTTTTTGACAACCCATTTGCATGCAGGAATGAAAGGATAAAATTCCATTTTTAATTGCGTGGACTCTTCTACATTAAGGGCATGATAGGAAGCTTGAGAGAGTGAAATGGCACTGGTGGTATATAAAATGGaataaatcctgatgacaggttccctttaagaacagtcTATTTGCTGACTAATCTCTGCCACCCCTGACTCTTGCCAGTATCACCAGTTTATAAGTGTTATTCAATTTACTCATCATTGTGTTCGTTATGGCATGTAGTTGTCTTCCTTATTATCGGTACTTTGACGAGGGTCTTCAATGTGAGCTTCATAAAAAAGTTTTGAAATCCCCTTTTGTGTTGTAGAAAAAAATTCACATCCAATCTATCTTTCATCCTTATAGGAAATCCTTGGGAGGATAATGGATTATCTCTAAACTATAAAGAAGATATCATGAAGCACTCTAATGGAGAAAACCTCATTACCCTTCATGGACCTCCTGGATTTCACAGCACTTCACTTTCTTATAATCCTCCTAAACATGAGGAACCCTTTCCTGAGCAATCTCGCATTATTACCACAATTCCAGGTGACAAAGTGGATACAAGATTTCAGTGTTACCAGCAAATTACTAAAAGCTCAGATTTTTTAACACAACAAAAACAAAAAGGGGAAAAGCCatactcctgttcagaatgtgggaaatgctttacaatGAAATCAAGAtttgttatacatgagagaattcacacaggagagaagccattttcatgttctaaGTGTGGGAAATCCTACACAGATAAAGGAAGTCTTATTACACATGAAAAAATTCACACAGTAgataagccatattcatgttcagaatgtgggaaatgctttacataTAAAATGTGTCTTgtaacacatcagagaattcacacaggagaggagccatattcatgttcagaatgtgggaaatgttttagagataaatcaaatcttgctaaacatcagagaattcacacaggtgagaagctgtattcgtgttcagaatgtggaaaatgctttacaaATAAATCAATATgtgttagacatgagagaattcacacaggagaaaagccattttcatgttcagaatgtgggaagtcttTCACAGACATAGGAAGTCTCATTAAACATCAGAGAATACATACAGGAGAGACTCCATATTTATgtctagaatgtgggaaatgttttagagataaatcaaatcttgttaaacatcaaagaattcacacaggggagaaaccgttttcatgtttacaatgtggaaaatgctttgcACGTAAAGCACAACTTCgtaaacatcagaaaattcacactgtAGAAAAGCCGTATTCATTCGTTTACCCTGAGTACTGCTTTACAGATAAATCAAGTGTTGTGACAAACGagagaagccttattcatgttcagaatgtggaaaatctttTATAAATAAATCAAGTCTTATTAGACATGAGAAATTTCACAGTTGATAAGTAATATTCATGTTCACTATGTGAGAAATCTTTGGTAAATAAATCTTGTTTGACATGAGAGAAATCATACAGGAAAGAAACTATGTTCTGTGTTTTACAAATTTGAATAAACATTGCTCTGCATAATGAGTCCACTCTTTTATATAAGATTGTAattaatatctcactgaacacgAGAACAATTTGTAAAATGTTCCTGTCCCCCATGACCAGCACCATACAAGAGAGGGAATCCACCCCACAAGGACATGAAATCTACTGAATTAAATAAAAGGTAGCACCTCTCCACTTTGTCAGTTGGCTTCCTGTTCTTGAGTGAAGCTGAAGAATCAGGAGCAGAAAGTCAAGAAGGAAACTTACCCAGGTCTTGCCCAGTGTCTTGGAAGAACGGCTCTTTGTTGTGCCGGTTTCAGGTCCTGGAAGCACCACCGCTGGTCCACTGGGGATTGTGCGGATGGGAGCACTGGAGTCCTTTTGGATGTCTACCAGCAGCGTTGTCCCGGTTCTGAGAATAGGCAGGGCAAGCTGGGGTTGGCACATCCTGATGACGAGCACACCGGAGACTTCTGACAcaaagtgttggattgcactttcgGGGGGTACGGAGGAGGCATGCACAGGGGAGATGGCTTGAAGGTGGTGATACGttagaccctattttcactacaaaacaaacccgggaagattttaattctgaatcttttttaaatgatgttgcccgcacacttcaaagtaatGCCTAGCATCCGATTCGTTAAAGCTAGTTGTCACCATCATTAAATACCAATGCGGTGAGCCGGTGATGTAAAAAGaggcttgaaatctatagcgagcagtcagatcattaaacaaaagaggcagtggctgtatgattttaacaattacaggacaaatctgtgtttggctgctagtgtgtgcgccctgatggacgacatGGATGTCGCTGATGATGTTTttctgagccgctctaaaaactgttatagacctggtggttaggagcacctgaaatgacctgatagtcaaactgcaaaaatagagcgagctctgggaagtgggagctctgctgaccgcaactctgatcctattatcacacactagaattagccgtggatcgtgcctgactctgcctagacgactcttcacagcctgagaggtaactacccctaaagagaaatatagcctcaccttgcctcagagaaattccccaaaggaaaagggcagccccccatatatattgactgtgagttaagaggaaggcacaaacataggaatgagacaggtttcagcaaaggaggccagactgactaaatagacagaagatagataaagggaactttgcggtcagcacaaaaaaactacaaaaagccacgcagagtgagcaaaaaaccaccgcaccgactcacggtgcggtaggtgccactctgcaacccagagcttccagctagcgagacaatatcataatagccagctggacagaacttagcaggtactcagaaatatattcagcacacaaatgaacaacaaaatgagcttagcagggacttagcttctgttgcagtagacaggtcatcaggagatccaagtgagatctgaaccagtactgatacattgacagctagcatcaagtaacgatctgagcagagttaaatagaggaaccagcccagtcctaaacgatgcagctgaggaagccacttccagaccagcagctccactttcagccaccagagggaacccacggacagaactcacagaaataccattcctgaccacaggagggagttcaggaacagagttcacaacaaaaaaCATACACACATCATCCCTGATGATCAATTAGTGAG
This window harbors:
- the LOC143793573 gene encoding uncharacterized protein LOC143793573 — its product is MREDQSCVSDEKEENPGDVSTGNPWEDNGLSLNYKEDIMKHSNGENLITLHGPPGFHSTSLSYNPPKHEEPFPEQSRIITTIPGDKVDTRFQCYQQITKSSDFLTQQKQKGEKPYSCSECGKCFTMKSRFVIHERIHTGEKPFSCSKCGKSYTDKGSLITHEKIHTVDKPYSCSECGKCFTYKMCLVTHQRIHTGEEPYSCSECGKCFRDKSNLAKHQRIHTGEKLYSCSECGKCFTNKSICVRHERIHTGEKPFSCSECGKSFTDIGSLIKHQRIHTGETPYLCLECGKCFRDKSNLVKHQRIHTGEKPFSCLQCGKCFARKAQLRKHQKIHTVEKPYSFVYPEYCFTDKSSVVTNERSLIHVQNVENLL